A part of Gemmatimonas groenlandica genomic DNA contains:
- the pruA gene encoding L-glutamate gamma-semialdehyde dehydrogenase: MSFAAFDGTRRVPVAANEPVRTYAPHSPETKNLKLRLDRMATEQVEIPIVIGGRRIHTGNTGTVTMPCDHHHVLATYHKATPELVHEAIAASAAASAEWSSWRWEDRAAVFLRAAELLTTTWRDTINAATMLGQAKTVHQAEIDAACELIDFWRFNAQFAQDLYAEQPLSDHTMWNQLDYRPLEGFVYAVTPFNFTAIGGNLPGAPALMGNVVIWKPSATALLSSWYTMQLLEEAGLPPGVINFIPGDAAMISDIALAHRDLAGVHFTGSTGVFNSMWKTIGSNMGTYKSYPRIVGETGGKDFIVVHPSADPQAVAVGIVRGAFEYQGQKCSAASRAYVPKSMWPDVKARCVAMMAEMKQGDVRDFSNFVAAVIDQKAFNRLKGYLDDAKTSATIVAGGGYDDSKGWFIEPTIVETSDPKHRMLCEELFGPVITIHPYDDHAWRETLTLVDTTSPYALTGAIFSRDRGAVREAMSVLRQSAGNLYINDKPTGAVVGQQPFGGARGSGTNDKAGSKLNLMRWVSARNIKETFSSPLDWKYPFLG, encoded by the coding sequence ATGTCTTTTGCCGCCTTCGATGGCACGCGTCGCGTGCCGGTCGCCGCTAACGAGCCGGTGCGCACCTACGCGCCGCACTCGCCCGAAACGAAGAACCTGAAGCTCCGTCTCGATCGCATGGCGACCGAGCAGGTGGAGATCCCGATCGTGATCGGCGGCCGCCGGATTCACACCGGCAACACCGGCACGGTCACCATGCCGTGCGATCACCACCACGTGTTGGCCACGTACCACAAGGCCACGCCGGAGCTGGTGCACGAGGCGATCGCGGCCAGCGCGGCGGCCTCCGCCGAGTGGTCGAGCTGGCGCTGGGAAGACCGCGCGGCGGTGTTTCTGCGCGCCGCCGAGCTGCTGACCACCACATGGCGCGACACGATCAACGCGGCCACGATGCTGGGGCAGGCGAAGACGGTGCATCAGGCCGAGATCGACGCGGCCTGCGAGCTAATCGACTTCTGGCGCTTCAACGCGCAGTTCGCGCAGGACCTCTACGCCGAACAGCCGTTGTCCGACCACACGATGTGGAACCAGCTGGACTACCGTCCGCTGGAAGGGTTCGTGTACGCGGTCACGCCATTCAACTTCACCGCGATCGGCGGTAACCTCCCGGGCGCCCCGGCGCTGATGGGCAACGTGGTGATCTGGAAGCCGTCGGCGACGGCGCTGCTGTCGTCGTGGTACACGATGCAGCTGCTGGAAGAGGCGGGACTGCCGCCGGGGGTGATCAACTTCATTCCGGGTGACGCGGCGATGATTTCCGACATCGCGCTGGCACACCGCGATTTGGCCGGTGTGCACTTCACCGGCTCCACGGGCGTGTTCAACAGCATGTGGAAGACGATCGGCTCGAACATGGGGACGTACAAGTCGTACCCGCGCATCGTGGGCGAGACGGGCGGCAAGGACTTCATCGTGGTGCACCCGAGCGCCGACCCGCAGGCCGTCGCGGTGGGCATCGTACGCGGCGCGTTCGAATATCAGGGGCAGAAGTGCTCGGCGGCCAGCCGCGCATACGTGCCGAAGTCGATGTGGCCCGACGTGAAGGCCCGCTGCGTGGCGATGATGGCCGAGATGAAGCAGGGCGACGTGCGCGACTTCTCGAACTTCGTGGCGGCGGTGATCGACCAGAAGGCGTTCAATCGTCTGAAGGGCTACCTCGACGACGCGAAGACCTCGGCGACGATCGTCGCGGGCGGCGGCTATGACGATTCGAAGGGCTGGTTCATCGAGCCGACGATCGTGGAGACGAGCGACCCGAAGCATCGCATGCTGTGCGAAGAGCTGTTCGGCCCGGTGATCACGATCCATCCGTACGACGACCACGCGTGGCGCGAAACGCTCACGCTGGTGGACACGACGTCACCGTACGCCCTGACCGGCGCCATCTTCTCGCGCGACCGTGGTGCGGTGCGTGAGGCGATGAGCGTGCTGCGTCAGAGCGCGGGCAACCTGTACATCAACGACAAGCCGACTGGCGCCGTGGTGGGTCAGCAGCCGTTCGGTGGCGCGCGTGGCTCGGGCACGAACGACAAGGCGGGCTCGAAGCTCAACCTGATGCGCTGGGTGAGTGCGCGGAACATCAAGGAGACGTTCTCGAGTCCGTTGGATTGGAAGTACCCGTTTTTGGGGTAG
- a CDS encoding deoxyribonuclease IV → MSLLLGAHCIDTGGIPMAARRAGKAGMQSLQIFSAIPKFYNDKVGVKPDRLARYQEALAEAGIRPEHVIVHAAYVINCATPDEEKWNRAAAALAKEFERSTALGVAGVCFHPGAATDGDREAAIARVSEAMRRALKAVPASHTRLLIENTAGAGTTVGRTPEEVGAMLAGIPAADRARTGYGLDTCHLFASGYPIATSRADLTRVLDEFEAATGEPPAFFHLNDSEGALGSNRDRHALIGEGLIGADAFSWLLHDRRAKGVPLILETPQEHADIAEDDDTPDPWDVRSVALLRALAKEPPRG, encoded by the coding sequence ATGTCGCTTCTTCTTGGTGCGCACTGCATCGACACCGGTGGCATCCCCATGGCGGCGCGTCGCGCTGGCAAAGCGGGCATGCAATCCCTGCAGATCTTCAGTGCGATCCCGAAGTTCTACAACGACAAAGTCGGCGTGAAGCCCGACCGGCTCGCCCGATATCAGGAGGCGCTGGCCGAGGCTGGCATTCGTCCCGAGCATGTCATTGTGCATGCCGCATACGTGATCAACTGCGCGACGCCCGATGAGGAGAAGTGGAATCGGGCCGCGGCGGCACTTGCGAAGGAATTCGAGCGCTCCACGGCGCTCGGCGTAGCGGGTGTCTGTTTTCATCCCGGTGCCGCCACCGACGGTGACCGCGAGGCAGCTATTGCCCGCGTATCCGAAGCCATGCGTCGCGCGCTCAAGGCAGTGCCGGCCAGTCATACGCGGTTGCTCATCGAGAATACGGCGGGTGCGGGTACGACCGTGGGGCGCACCCCGGAGGAAGTCGGTGCGATGCTGGCCGGCATACCGGCGGCCGATCGCGCACGCACCGGCTACGGGCTCGATACCTGCCATTTGTTCGCGTCGGGATATCCGATCGCGACCTCGCGCGCCGATCTCACGCGCGTGCTCGACGAGTTCGAAGCGGCCACCGGCGAACCACCAGCGTTCTTCCATCTCAATGACAGCGAAGGGGCCCTCGGGTCGAATCGTGACCGGCATGCCCTGATTGGCGAAGGGCTGATCGGTGCGGACGCCTTCAGCTGGCTGCTGCACGACCGCCGCGCGAAGGGGGTGCCGCTCATCCTCGAGACGCCGCAGGAGCACGCCGACATCGCCGAAGACGACGACACGCCCGACCCGTGGGACGTGCGCTCTGTCGCGCTGCTGCGTGCGCTGGCGAAGGAGCCGCCGCGCGGCTGA
- a CDS encoding PhzF family phenazine biosynthesis protein: MRTLRFITADVFTSEPFTGNQLAVVFGAEGLSTETLQAITREFNYAETTFVFAPEDPSHTRRVRIFTPELEVPFAGHPTIGTAHVLVASGEVPAVGNEMTLVLGENVGPVPVRITLENGVPVHAQLTTAQLPEERVEVTDLDAVASVLSLSASDLVGGAHAPAGVSCGLPFQLIALSSVEAVERARLRTDAWESVLKGTWAAWPMVFAMARDGDAAQNAARDALLPAHVRGCDIRARVFVPGSTVPEDPATGSANACLAGYLAKRTPRDGLLTWEVAQGVEMGRPSRLHIEAHKTGGVIDAVRVGGATVLVSEGTMAVR; this comes from the coding sequence ATGCGTACCCTCCGTTTCATCACCGCCGACGTCTTCACCTCCGAACCCTTCACGGGCAATCAGCTTGCCGTGGTGTTTGGCGCCGAGGGACTTTCCACCGAAACACTGCAGGCCATCACGCGGGAGTTCAACTACGCGGAAACGACGTTCGTGTTCGCGCCGGAGGATCCGTCGCATACACGGCGGGTGCGCATCTTCACGCCCGAACTCGAGGTGCCGTTCGCGGGACATCCGACCATCGGCACGGCGCATGTGCTGGTGGCGAGTGGAGAAGTGCCGGCGGTGGGGAATGAGATGACGCTGGTGCTGGGCGAGAACGTGGGCCCGGTGCCGGTGCGTATTACGCTCGAGAACGGCGTGCCGGTGCACGCGCAGCTCACGACGGCGCAGTTGCCGGAGGAGCGCGTGGAGGTGACCGACCTCGACGCCGTGGCGAGTGTGTTGTCGCTGTCCGCGTCGGATCTCGTGGGCGGCGCGCATGCGCCAGCGGGTGTGAGCTGCGGCTTGCCCTTTCAGCTGATCGCGTTGAGCAGCGTGGAGGCGGTGGAGCGTGCGCGACTGCGCACTGACGCTTGGGAGTCGGTGCTCAAGGGCACCTGGGCGGCGTGGCCAATGGTGTTCGCGATGGCGCGAGACGGTGATGCGGCGCAGAACGCCGCCCGGGATGCGTTACTGCCGGCGCATGTGCGCGGCTGTGATATCCGGGCGCGGGTGTTCGTGCCCGGCTCCACTGTACCGGAAGACCCGGCCACGGGTTCGGCGAACGCCTGCCTGGCGGGCTACCTCGCCAAGCGCACGCCGCGCGACGGGCTGCTCACCTGGGAAGTCGCCCAGGGCGTAGAGATGGGTCGCCCCAGCCGGCTGCACATCGAGGCGCACAAGACCGGTGGCGTGATCGATGCGGTGCGCGTGGGCGGCGCGACGGTACTGGTGAGCGAAGGGACGATGGCGGTGCGGTAG